In one Pseudomonas purpurea genomic region, the following are encoded:
- a CDS encoding transporter substrate-binding domain-containing protein produces MPRLHRACALIGLLLLTQSAAAEKLRLVADAWPPFTDATLVNGGLATDIVSTALARAGYASEFEQVPWARALLGVGEGRYDVLVNAWYDKARTQLGQFSNEYLLNRIRFIKRKDAPLEYNTLQQLHMYPIAVVRGYAYSAEFDGDAALQKVPVHNFAMAVRMLAADRVKLTLEDEYVARYYLARESSKVRNAVEFLPKPLSENSLHILVSLKNPEHAQIVAGFDREIAKMKADGSYDRLMKQHGM; encoded by the coding sequence ATGCCGCGATTGCATCGAGCCTGTGCTTTGATTGGATTGCTGTTGCTGACCCAGAGCGCTGCAGCGGAAAAATTGCGTCTGGTTGCCGATGCCTGGCCGCCGTTCACCGACGCGACGCTGGTCAACGGGGGGCTGGCCACTGATATCGTCAGTACCGCGTTGGCGCGGGCGGGGTATGCCAGCGAGTTCGAGCAGGTGCCTTGGGCACGGGCACTGCTGGGTGTGGGCGAGGGGCGCTATGACGTGCTGGTTAATGCCTGGTACGACAAGGCGCGCACACAATTGGGGCAGTTCTCCAATGAGTACCTGCTGAACCGCATACGGTTCATCAAGCGCAAAGATGCACCGCTGGAGTACAACACGTTGCAGCAACTGCACATGTACCCGATTGCGGTGGTGCGGGGTTACGCCTATTCGGCGGAGTTCGACGGCGATGCGGCGTTGCAGAAAGTGCCGGTGCATAACTTCGCCATGGCCGTGCGTATGCTGGCGGCCGACCGCGTGAAGCTGACTCTCGAAGACGAATACGTGGCCCGTTACTACCTGGCCCGGGAATCATCCAAAGTGCGCAACGCAGTGGAGTTCCTGCCCAAGCCCTTGAGCGAAAACAGCCTGCACATCCTGGTCAGTCTGAAGAACCCCGAGCATGCGCAAATCGTCGCGGGTTTCGACCGCGAGATCGCCAAGATGAAGGCGGACGGCAGCTATGACCGATTGATGAAGCAGCATGGGATGTGA